The genomic DNA TGCAAAGGATTGCTGTAGAGCCCGAAAAATAGCTTGAAAAATCCAGTCAGAAAAATCGTGAAAAGTTCCGATCGTCCTGCTTCTCCCGCCAAACTCCCCCTCCCTCACCGCCGATCGATCGCCGCTGGGATTACGCTTGCCCTGGTGCTAACTGGCTGTAGCACCGTAACGACGATCCAAGATGTACAGAATCGTCCGCGCCGCTGGTTTTCGACAGTGCAGCTTCAGGGGACGGTGGGCGATCGGGTTCCCTTAATCGGGGCAGAAGTCTATGAGCTAAAGGACGGGACGGGGAGCATCTGGGTATTAACCGACGATCGCAGCCTGAACACGGGGCAACAGGTGAAAATTCGGGGAGAGATTCAGATTGAAGACATCACGATCGAGGGGCAAACCACCCAGGAGGTGTACATTAAACAGCAGCAGGTTCTGGAAAAACAGACTGAGCCGCAAAACCCATGAGCGATCCTGAAACTTCGATCGATCCCCGTTCCTTCGATCCCCGTCCCCACGTTGCAGTTGCCATATTATGGGAGGAGAGTAGCTCCCAGGCAGAAACGGCTTCGCCTCGGTTTCTCATGCAGCTCCGGGACGATAAACCGCAGATCCTCTATCCCGGCGTCTGGGCATTTTTCGGCGGGCACCTGGAGCCAGGAGAGTCCCCCGAAGAGGCGATGTGGCGTGAACTTCAGGAGGAAATTGCCTACCAGCCGCCCCACATCCAGCACTTTCACTCCTACCCCGATGATCCCCGCGTGATCCGGCATATCTTCTCCGTTCCGCTCACCGTTCCCTTAATCAATCTTGAACTCAACGAAGGAATCGACTTAAGACTGCTTACCATAGAAGAAATACGGCGAGGCGACTGCTATTCCGATCGCATCGGACAAACCCGCGCCCTCGCCCAACCCCACCGACAAATTTTGCTAGATTTTCTTCGGGAGGGGTTCCCGATCGCAGACGAACCGGAAAGCTAATGGCAGCGAAATTCTCTAAGTCGAAACCCTATCGCATCCGAGAAAGCACCAAAGCAAAGCACGTCAGCATCAAAGTAACCCATCTGGGCGACGTGGAAATTGTGGTGCCTAAAGGCTTCGATCGCCGCAAGCTTCCCGAAATTCTGGAGAAGCGGAAGGACTGGATCGCCAAGACCACCCAGCGAATCGAGGCTGAACGGCAATCGTTCCCAGGGGCTGCGGCTGAGCTAGGCAGCGGTGGCACGATTCCAGAACGGCTCTGTTTAAGGGCGATCGACGAAAACTGGACGATTGAATATCAATCCGCAGGACAAACCACCGTCAGGGCGATCGCATCCAGCTATCAGATCGTTCTCACCGCCCCTACCGAGGAACCCCCTGCCCCCTACAAACTCCTGCGTCATTGGCTCACCCGTCGGGCTGAACAAAAGCTCGTTCCCTGGCTGCGGCAGCTTAGCGCCGAACTAAATCTTCCCTTCCAGGGCGCCTCTGTGCGCGGACAAAAGACCCTCTGGGCAAGCTGCTCTGGCAAGAAAAATATCAGCCTTAACTACAAGCTGCTGTTTCTGCCGCCCCATCTGGTGCGCTACGTGCTGATCCACGAACTCTGTCACACAGTACACCTGAACCATTCTCCCCCCCCCCAGGCGCAGATTATCTTTGTGGATACGCCCGGAATCCACAAGCCGCACCATCAGTTGGGGGAAGTGCTGGTTAAAAATGCCCAAATTGCGATCGATTCAGTGGATGTGGTGCTGTTTGTAGTAGATGGCTCGGTGCCGTCGGGTAAGGGCGATCGCATCCAGCTATCAGATCGTTCTCACCGCCCCTACCGAGGAACCCCCTGCCCCCTACAAACTCCTGCGTCATTGGCTCACCCGTCGGGCTGAACAAAAGCTCGTTCCCTGGCTGCGGCAGCTTAGCGCCGAACTAAATCTTCCCTTCCAGGGCGCCTCTGTGCGCGGACAAAAGACCCTCTGGGCAAGCTGCTCTGGCAAGGGTCGATCGTTCTTGCAGGAGAAATTGCTGTATTGCGCTTATCCTTCTCCTATCCTTAGGGTGATTTGCTGACAACAATCGGTGCGAATATGGGGAATAGGCTCAAGTAATAAATTTAAGTAGTTGCCTCAATGGTTTGCCTCAATCTGTTACCTCAATTCGTTTCTGCTGCCGCTTAGGTATAAATTTCTATGACCGATTACCCCAATGGAGAGGGTACTTTGAATCGCCCTTCTGCTGACTCGCCGGACTTCCTAACTTTCGATGAGCCTCTGATTCCGATCGCCCCACCCGGATATCGATCGGGCTTTGTCGGTATTATCGGCAGACCCAATGTGGGTAAATCGACGCTGATGAATCAGCTGGTGGGGCAGAAGATTGCGATTACCTCTCCAGTTGCCCAGACGACGCGAAATCGGCTGCGCGGCATTCTCACCACCCCCCAGGCGCAGATTATCTTTGTGGATACGCCCGGAATCCACAAGCCGCACCATCAGTTGGGGGAAGTGCTGGTTAAAAATGCCCAAATTGCGATCGATTCAGTGGATGTGGTGCTGTTTGTAGTAGATGGCTCGGTGCCGTCGGGTAAGGGCGATCGCTTTGTCACGGAGTTAATTCGCCGCACGGATACTCGCGTGATTCTGGGACTCAACAAAATCGATCAGCAGCCGGAAGAAACGGAGGCGATCGCACAAATCGATCAAACCTACGCCGAAATTGCGGAGGAGCGGGGCTGGTCGCTGGTCAAGTTTTCTGCCCTGTCGGGAGCCGGATTAGAGGAACTGCAATCGAACCTGGTTGAGGCACTGGAACCCGGACCCTACTACTACCCGCCCGATCTGGTGACGGATCAGCCGGAACGCTTCATTATGGGGGAGCTGATTCGGGAGCAAATTTTGCTGCACACCCGCGAAGAGGTGCCCCACTCCGTTGCCATCTCGATCGATCGCGTTGAAGAAGCCCCGGACATTACGCGCATCCTGGCAACCATCAATGTCGAGCGCAACTCGCAGAAGGGCATTCTGATCGGCAAGAGCGGGCAGATGCTCAAAACGATCGGCTCAGCCGCCCGCCAGCAAATTCAAAAACTGATTATGGGCAAGGTCTACCTGGAGCTGTTTGTGAGAGTGCAGCCCAAATGGAGACAGTCGCGCAATCAGCTTGCCGAGTTTGGATACCGCATCGAAGATTAGTGCCAGAATCAAGTAGTGCCAGAATCAGGTAAAGCCTGCACGGACTGGGCTGATCAATATCAGGAGTTCGATTTTCTTAAGCTTCTTCCACCCAATTCCGCAATTTCACCGCTGCAACTGGGAATCCTGAGCAAAGGAATCGAAGGCAGATTTGCCGATCGTCCTGAAGTTTTTGGTCTATCAAACAGCGCGATAGGTGCAGTTCTCTTCCCTGGGTGAATCTAAGAAATAGGAGAATCTAAGAGAGCGATCTTTCCTCTGATTCCGCTGTCCGTTCCACCCCTTGTCTTAAATGATCCCGTGCCTGATCTTTTCCCCCAAACCGATTCCGAACTAAGCCTGAGAGAAGTTTTGACTGCCCCATCCTCTCTTGGCGCTTCTGGCACATCCCCATCTTCTGGCACCCACGCTGAAACGAGTATTTCGCCGCAGGACTGGGAACGACAGCAGGCAGAGTGGCGCAGGCTCGTCCGGGCGATCGCAGGCTCCGCCAAAAAATCGCTCGATCTTAATCTGATGCTGCAAACCGCAACCCAGGAGGTGCAGCAGGTTCTTCAGACCGATCGGGTGATGATTTACCAGAACAAACCGCGCAGCGTCGGCACTATCCTGGCGGAGTCGTTTTTTAGCGAAGAGGTGCAGGTGCAGGTGCAGGCGCAGTCCAGTCTGCTTCGACAGTTTCAGGCACTTTGCCGCCAGCTTAAGCGGTCTAAATCCCTTTCTCAGACAGAGACATTCAATTTTAACCTCGATCCGTCCTGTCACCAGGAGTTTCAGATTCGGGCAGAGGTGATCATCCCGGTCGTGGTGCAGAATACGCTCTGGGGTCTGCTGATCGTTCACCAGTGCCGTTTCGATCGCCAGTGGCAAGCCTGGGAGTTGAACCTGCTGAACCAGCTCGCCATTCACCTGGAAAGTTTGATTCAGCAAGCAGAGCTGTATCGCGAAGTCCAACGGCTCAACACCGATCTGGAGCGCCAGATTCAAGCCCGCACCGCAGAACTTCAGCTTGCGTTTGAGTTTGAGGCAACTCTGAAGCGGGTAACGGATAAAGTCCGGGATAGCCTGGACGAGCATCAGATTCTAGAAACAGTGGTGGCAGAGCTGGCAAAAGCAACGGGTGCAAACGGCTGCAACGCTGCCCTCTACAACCTGGAAGCAGGCACCTCAACCATCCACTACGAGTACACCAACGATCTCTCACCCTACCAGGGGCGGATTGTTTCCCTGGAAGCCTTTCCCGAAATCTACAATCAGTTGTTTGAGGGACACGCTTTCCAGTTCTGTTCGCTGATTCCTAATCCGGTGCGCGGGCGAGCTGCCATGCTCACCTGCCCGATTGTGGATGACCAGGGCGTTTTGGGCGATCTCTGGCTGATTAACCAGGCATTCTGCCGCTATACCGAGCAGGACATTCGATTGGTGCAGCAGGTCGCCAACCAGTGCGCGATCGCCATTCGACAGGCTCGTTTGTTTCAGGCGGCACAGGCACAGGTGAAGGAGCTGGAGCGGCTCAATCGGCTAAAGGATGATTTCCTTAGCACCGTTTCCCACGAACTCCGCACCCCAATGGCAAATATGAAAATGGCGATCCAGATGCTTGCCGTCGCGCTCAAACAGGCAGGCGTCCTGGAAGCACAGGAACAGCGCATCGCCCAATACTTTAAAATTCTGACCAACGAATGTCAGCGGGAAACTAGCCTGATTAACGATCTGCTCGACCTGTCGCGCCTGGATTCCGAGAGCCAGATCTTGAAGATGACCCCCGTCGATCTCACCTCCTGGTTGCCCGCCATTACCCACTCGTTTGTGGAACGAGCGCAGGAACAGCAGCAGCATCTTAAAGTCCACGCCGCTACCCCTCTGCCCACGATCGTCACGGATTTGAGCTACCTGGAGCGCATCCTGATCGAACTGCTGCAAAATGCCTGCAAGTACACCCCCGCCGAGGAAACCATCACGATCGCCGCGACAGCCCTTCCGCCCGAAAAAGCCAGCGAACCGAGCATTCTACTCACCGTTAGCAATACAGGGGTACAGCTACCCGCTTCCGAGCTATCCCGCATCTTTGAAAAGTTCTACCGCATTCCCAACAACGATCCCTGGCAGCATGGCGGCACCGGGCTGGGCTTAGCCCTTGTCAAAAAGCTCGTCGAACACCTGCGCGGCACCATCTGGGCAGAAAGTGATTCCCAGGAGACCCGCTTCTGCATCATCCTCCCTACCTACGCGATCGCCCAGGACTAACCTGCATCTCCCCCACTCCCCTTTCCCCTACTCCCTGCTCCCCTGCTCCCTGCTCCTCACCTCCCCATTTCCCCCATCCCCTCCACCACCAGCCGCGACACAAACGGCAACAGGTCCTCACTCTGGCTCTGCTTTTTGCCTTCCGTAAACACCACCAGCACATAGGGCAAACGAGGCTTTGCCGTTCCACCTTCAATGGAATCAGGCAGTTCAACATAAGCTGCATCGTGGCGCACCTGGCTCATCCATCCTGCCTTCGACCAGAGTTTTGCCCCAGGTGGCAAGCCCTCCCCCAAAAAGCCCGTCACTTGATTTTCGGGATCGGCAGCAAGTTCAGCGGCATCCAGACTGCGTCGCATCAGCGCCATCATTGCCTGCGATCGCTTCGAGGAAACGGCAACGCCCCCCATCAGACTATGAATTAATCGAGCCGTGGCATCGGTTGTTAGCGTATTGCGGTTTTCCCGCAGTTCCCCCAGAAATGCCCGTTCCCGCCCGTATGGCCCGTCGCACCAGGTTTTTTGATTCACATTAATGCCTTCTAGCTCGACCCAGCCGAGGGATTGAAAGTAGCGGTTGACGATGTTTCGCTGGGACTTCCAGGTTTCAAACGGTTCGGGCGGCAGGTCGGGTCCGCTGGTTGTTCCAGTTAAAACATCCACCACCAAACTGGTTGCATCGTTGCTGGAATCCACAATCATGTCTCGCACAGCCCGATCGAGTTCCGCAGAAGGGGGAATCATCCCCTGCTCCAGCCATTCCGCTACGGCAACCAGATAAAACAGCTTCACCACGCTTGCCGGATAGATCTGCTCGATGCCCCGGTAGGAAAAACCACGCACCGGATATTTCCAGAATTCCTCCGGTGTTAACGCACCCCCTGTATTCACTGGAATTGGCTCATCGTACACCAGCCAAGTCATGGCAATTTGATGGCGCTTCAGGTCTGGGAACCTTGCCCAGGTCGCCTCTAAAATACGATCGCCTAACTGCTGAAGCCGTTCATCTCGACGGAAGAAAGGCATCGTTAAACCTCCCATGTTTTCCATGATCCCCAGTCCAGGTTACATCGGGGGAGGGGGGAAGGGGAGCAGGGGAGCAGGGGAGCAGGGGAGGTGAAACAATATTAAGAGATGAGGAAATAGCGAAACGGGGTGGAGAAATGGTTGTGCTGACGCTGGCGCTGCTGAAGAAAGCGATCGAGATTAATCCGGCGCAGGAATACGAGTGCCTGGGGAATCTGAATCTGTACGATTCGCCTGAGCTTAAAGCACTGGCAACACAAGTCCTACCGGGACGACAGCTTAAAATCCTGGCGCTGCCCTTTGACGAAGCGGGACAGGTGAATGGGAATGCGATTCGGGTGTGTCTTTGTGAAGACGATTATCCGGGCTGGATTGCTGTGGAGGATCTGGATTTGCTGGTAACGGCTGAGGTTGCCTACGAGCCGCTTTTTCTACCCGAGGCGGAGATTCGCACTCGTTTGCCGCAGGTTATTGCCTTCGCCTATGCCGCCATGAACGAGCCAAATCGGTATTTGTGGGGCGGCACTGTGGGACCCAACTACGACTGCTCTGGCTTAATGCAAACTGCCTTTGCCTCCGTGGGCATCTGGATTCCCAGGGATGCTTATCAGCAGGAAGCCTTTGTCTGTCCGCTAGCGATCGAGGAACTCGAACCCGGAGATCTGGTCTTTTTTGGCACGCCCGATCGAGCGACCCATGTTGGTCTGTTCATTGGGGACAACTGCTATCTGCACAGTTCTGGCAAGGATCAGGGCAGAAACGGGATCGGGATCGATGTTCTGGCAGAAACCGATGATCCGGTTAGCAGCGCATATTACAGGCAGTTGCGCGGAGCAGGTCGCATCCTTAGCAGCTACCAGCCAACCCTTTCGTCAACGGGTGTATTTTGAAGATCTGTTTTGAGAACACAGCCTCCTCACCAACACAGGCTCTAGCCTGCGTTCAATCCATAATTAAATACAGTTTAGAAATCTAATTTGAAAATTCTTATCGATTAATCGGTCGTCGATCCCAAAATATTTATCTAATAAGAATTCTGATAGTTTCGGCTTTCGATCTGCAACTGAAAACCAATTAACTCTCTTAATCAAAGAACCAGCTGAATTCCAGCTAACTGTTAAGCGAATCTTGACATCAGAAAGGGCATCGACGACTGACCGTGTTTCGTCTCGATGCCCTCGCTGGTTCGCTCCTCACACATTGGTTAGCATAGCAAACCCGTTTTGGTTTGTCACGCTTTTAGAGAAAATCTGTCGGAGGTATGACGATTTTATCTAGGTAAATATAGAGGCTGAGTCTACCAAAAGAAGGACGAATTTGGGCTTAACGAATTCGCCGCTAACCCTCAAAGAAACAAAGGAGTGGGTAGCCCGATCGATCGTAGCAACCCATGCAGCAGCTTTTGTGTAATGCAGGTTAACCCTAGCCGTACCTGTGCCTGTGCCGGGTCGAAATGCTGGGTGCCGTCGGCAATGCGACACGCCGCATAAAACGTCTGCCACGTCTGACTGAGGCGATCGGCTTGCTTCAAGACTGCCTGCCGATGAGGCAATGCCTCTTCATCCCAAATTCCAACCTCTACCATGCCATCTAGGGTGGCGCAAAGCTGCTCAACAAGCTGCCACTCGGCAGGGTGACTGCTGCGAAAGCTGCCATGGGGCAACAGCCAGGGACATGGATGGGGCTGCTGAATTTGCCACAGGCAATCTGGCTCTAAATCTGGCTCTAAATCCGTATTGCGATCGGTGGAGCCGCCTAAACTTCCGTTGAGCAATCCCAGTTGCTGACCCAGCCGCAGGAAACTATGACAGCGGGCGTAGGCGTGCAGTATCGGAAAAACGTTAGTAGAATCACGGACAAACGTAGCCATTGGATTACAGGGCTGGGCATCCCGGAGCAGGTTGGAGGAACCGCTAAACCCGGGTAAAACGCTATCGAGCAGGAGTTGCAGCCAGCAGGACAAGCCCGAAGGCAAGAGCCTAAAGTAGATCCAGCCCGCAGGCGCAACCTCAATCTGGAAGCAGGACGTGAGAGGCTCAGAATTGGGGCTGTTTTCCGTTGGGCTGGATGCCGTCATTAGGATCTCTACTAAATCTTCTGCCAACTGCAAGGGCGATCGTCCCATCGTCGGAGCGTATTTTAGGGCAACCGCCGAGACATATTCGATCTGACTGGTTTGACTGGGTCGAATTTGCTTAAGCGGGAACTCCTGTTCCTTCCTGTCTCGTCTGTTTAGCGATTGGTCAGCATCTACCCGTACAGAAAACCGTTCTTCCTCCGAATTGGGGAATTGTTTGATCGGGTTCTGCCCTATAGAGTTATCCTCAGGGTTCCTTTCTAGGCAAATTCCTGGGTAGATTCCTGGGCAAATTCCTCGATAAAGTGCTTTTTGTATCTGATAAGCTAGCCGCGATCGGAGCGCAGCGTATAAAATGGTATGCAATCTTGATCTCTTAGTAAAATTACTGAGCTTTCTTGAACCTGAGTCGATTAATCTAGACTCACCTCTCTTTCAACAGCCTTTTGTGTCAGTCGCTTTGCGTTGGTTGTAGCACACTGCATTTCTACCCAGGATTGAGACAGGTTCAGGAGTTAGCGATTGGCGGCTTTGCCCTAATCCTTGCCCCAGTCCTATTGTCTCCCATAGGTTGTTTCCCCTAAATTATCTACCAAGCAACTGTCTACCAAGCAATTGTTTACTACGATCGCCATCCGTAATCAGGGTTCAGTTCAGCAAATCGGAAAGAATTTGTTTTACGGGTATTGAACGGTAGAATCGGTGCGACATTCCTGTTCAGTCGGCTAATTGAGATAGGCTTTGTGCAAACAAGATGCAGCTTTTGCATTAGTACTTGTGCATCATCAGGCATCTTTATGTCAAAGCATTCCGTCAAACCATCGATAGAATTAAGTTGCCAAGACAATTTTGTCACGGCAATGTTATTAAGACAGTCTAGGGTTCAGTAGTTTCTCTCAGCCAATGACTTAATGTGATAGAGCAAATCGGAGAAAGCGATCAAGGCATTCATCCTTCCTGTCACGCAAGCCTGATAGTCCGAGCCTGATAGTCCGAGCCTGATAGTCCGAGCCTGACAGTCCGAGCCTAATAATCCGAGCCTGACAGTCACCTGTTTCTGTTTGCTTCAGTTTTTCCTATCGTTACTGTCCAGCGCAGTTCAGAGTCCCCCATCTCTACTGATTGTTGTAGTCACCTCCTATGTATTCAGTGTCTTCACCCTCCGAAACCTCTCGTCCATTTCTGACCTGGCAACGCATTCTCGATTGGGCGCAGGAACACTATCGTTGCCGCACGTTTAGCAAGGACGAAAAAATTCCAGCACGAGCAGGTTTACTCTATCTGGTGCAGCGCGGCGCTGTCCGGCTCGTCGGCGAGGCTCAGGTCAGTGCAACCTCTAGCGGCTCTTCCCGTCTGCCCCGGATTAACTCCGAAGAAGCGTTTCTCGGATTTGTGGGTGCAGGTCAACCGTTTGAGATTGTGGCGCAGTCTCCGTTTACGCTGCAAAGTTTTGCCCACGTTGACCAAACGGCGGTCATCTGGCTTTACTGGCACGATCTGGACAACTGGCCTCACTTCCGCCGCGAAGTGCTTGATGCCTTTCGCTACCAGCACCAGCGGAAACTGCTCTGGCTGAGTACCCTGGGGCAGCGCCGCACCATCGATCGCCTGCTGGGTTTTCTCACCCTGCTGATCGAAGAATTTGGCGAACCCTGTGATGAGGGCTACGGACTTCCCTGGTCGCTGACCCATGCCCAGATCGGCAGTGCGATCGGTTCTACGCGGGTCACGGTCACGCGCCTGATGGGTAAACTGCGCCAGCGGGGGCTAATCCGCACCTATGGCGACAATTTGCTCTGCCTGCCTGCGGAAGCGGTTTCTCGCCAGCAGTAAGATCGTTTGTTTAATCCTGGTGTTTGTCTAATCCTGGTGTTTGTTTAATCCTGGCATTCAGCCTTGCCCGATCGCTCAGGATGTGACGCTAATCCGCTGTTTGATTTGCTGGCTGTTGCGATCGAGGGTGGTCTGGATGCCTATCAGTTCTGCCATTTGATTCTTGGCGGTTTCTGCCTGCTTCTTTGCCTGTACTTTGCGTTCCAGGGCTGCCCGCGCCAGGTCTTCGCGATTTTTCTTCAGCGCCAGTTTTGCCACCCGTTCCCAGGTCATCATGTCCTGCTGTGCCCGGTTGTACTGGTCTTGCAGAGTTGTCTGAGCAACGGAAACATTGTTCTGGGCGTGGGTAAGGAGCTGCATTGCGGCGATCGGGTCTCCTCCCTGGGCAGCTTCTTCGATCATGCGGCGCGAGTCAAGCGATCGAATCTGGGAAAGATCCAGACCATAGTTCACGAGCTGCTGGCTTTCGTTTCTGCCCGTTTTGCACCAGTTGGCAAAATGCTCGCAGTTGTTGGTCAGCAGATTATACTGCCGTTCACCCAGCCGACCTTCCGCCCGTTCAATCACCACATCGGGAATAAAGGCAAGAGGTTGGTCTTTCACGTAGACGGGATTGCCTCTGGCAAACGCCTCCATCGTCGTGCGGGTGATCACGGCATCATCGCCTTTGTGATAGTGAATCACGGTGCCATCGCCACAGTCGATCCCATGATGTTCATAAACGCCCTCGACGCTCATCAAGGGTCGCATCACGTAAATTTGATCGCCTCTTGTCATTGTTTTTTGCCCTTCTCGTTGCCCTACCTGCGGGATTGCACAAAACCTTAAATGCTTGAAAACATTCAAAAAAAAGCCAGAAACCATTCTACTCAATGGCTCCTAGCTCACAATCTAGCATCCCAATTTAGTTTTCAAGCAGACTCAGGAGGAAGAATTACACCCCGATGCGAAGCAGTACCCCTACGAGGCAATCGCAGCCGCTAAACTACCCGTGCCAATCTCATCCAGTCCCGCCGCCGATCGCACATTGGCACACATGGAACAAGCGCAGCCGCTCACGGGAGTTGCATTGGGGAGGAATCCATCGGGGGGCATCACGGATTGGGAGACGGAGAAGGTATCCGCCGCGCCGTAGTTGACGTTCCAGCCGATATCGCGCAGGGAGGCGAGGGTGATCTGGCTCAGGGGCATTTTTACACCCGCACCT from Leptolyngbya ohadii IS1 includes the following:
- a CDS encoding YgjP-like metallopeptidase domain-containing protein, translated to MRHWLTRRAEQKLVPWLRQLSAELNLPFQGASVRGQKTLWASCSGKGRSFLQEKLLYCAYPSPILRVIC
- a CDS encoding lecithin retinol acyltransferase family protein yields the protein MTRGDQIYVMRPLMSVEGVYEHHGIDCGDGTVIHYHKGDDAVITRTTMEAFARGNPVYVKDQPLAFIPDVVIERAEGRLGERQYNLLTNNCEHFANWCKTGRNESQQLVNYGLDLSQIRSLDSRRMIEEAAQGGDPIAAMQLLTHAQNNVSVAQTTLQDQYNRAQQDMMTWERVAKLALKKNREDLARAALERKVQAKKQAETAKNQMAELIGIQTTLDRNSQQIKQRISVTS
- a CDS encoding GAF domain-containing sensor histidine kinase — protein: MPDLFPQTDSELSLREVLTAPSSLGASGTSPSSGTHAETSISPQDWERQQAEWRRLVRAIAGSAKKSLDLNLMLQTATQEVQQVLQTDRVMIYQNKPRSVGTILAESFFSEEVQVQVQAQSSLLRQFQALCRQLKRSKSLSQTETFNFNLDPSCHQEFQIRAEVIIPVVVQNTLWGLLIVHQCRFDRQWQAWELNLLNQLAIHLESLIQQAELYREVQRLNTDLERQIQARTAELQLAFEFEATLKRVTDKVRDSLDEHQILETVVAELAKATGANGCNAALYNLEAGTSTIHYEYTNDLSPYQGRIVSLEAFPEIYNQLFEGHAFQFCSLIPNPVRGRAAMLTCPIVDDQGVLGDLWLINQAFCRYTEQDIRLVQQVANQCAIAIRQARLFQAAQAQVKELERLNRLKDDFLSTVSHELRTPMANMKMAIQMLAVALKQAGVLEAQEQRIAQYFKILTNECQRETSLINDLLDLSRLDSESQILKMTPVDLTSWLPAITHSFVERAQEQQQHLKVHAATPLPTIVTDLSYLERILIELLQNACKYTPAEETITIAATALPPEKASEPSILLTVSNTGVQLPASELSRIFEKFYRIPNNDPWQHGGTGLGLALVKKLVEHLRGTIWAESDSQETRFCIILPTYAIAQD
- a CDS encoding serine hydrolase, whose translation is MPFFRRDERLQQLGDRILEATWARFPDLKRHQIAMTWLVYDEPIPVNTGGALTPEEFWKYPVRGFSYRGIEQIYPASVVKLFYLVAVAEWLEQGMIPPSAELDRAVRDMIVDSSNDATSLVVDVLTGTTSGPDLPPEPFETWKSQRNIVNRYFQSLGWVELEGINVNQKTWCDGPYGRERAFLGELRENRNTLTTDATARLIHSLMGGVAVSSKRSQAMMALMRRSLDAAELAADPENQVTGFLGEGLPPGAKLWSKAGWMSQVRHDAAYVELPDSIEGGTAKPRLPYVLVVFTEGKKQSQSEDLLPFVSRLVVEGMGEMGR
- a CDS encoding YgjP-like metallopeptidase domain-containing protein, which produces MAAKFSKSKPYRIRESTKAKHVSIKVTHLGDVEIVVPKGFDRRKLPEILEKRKDWIAKTTQRIEAERQSFPGAAAELGSGGTIPERLCLRAIDENWTIEYQSAGQTTVRAIASSYQIVLTAPTEEPPAPYKLLRHWLTRRAEQKLVPWLRQLSAELNLPFQGASVRGQKTLWASCSGKKNISLNYKLLFLPPHLVRYVLIHELCHTVHLNHSPPPQAQIIFVDTPGIHKPHHQLGEVLVKNAQIAIDSVDVVLFVVDGSVPSGKGDRIQLSDRSHRPYRGTPCPLQTPASLAHPSG
- the era gene encoding GTPase Era, translating into MTDYPNGEGTLNRPSADSPDFLTFDEPLIPIAPPGYRSGFVGIIGRPNVGKSTLMNQLVGQKIAITSPVAQTTRNRLRGILTTPQAQIIFVDTPGIHKPHHQLGEVLVKNAQIAIDSVDVVLFVVDGSVPSGKGDRFVTELIRRTDTRVILGLNKIDQQPEETEAIAQIDQTYAEIAEERGWSLVKFSALSGAGLEELQSNLVEALEPGPYYYPPDLVTDQPERFIMGELIREQILLHTREEVPHSVAISIDRVEEAPDITRILATINVERNSQKGILIGKSGQMLKTIGSAARQQIQKLIMGKVYLELFVRVQPKWRQSRNQLAEFGYRIED
- a CDS encoding Crp/Fnr family transcriptional regulator; the protein is MYSVSSPSETSRPFLTWQRILDWAQEHYRCRTFSKDEKIPARAGLLYLVQRGAVRLVGEAQVSATSSGSSRLPRINSEEAFLGFVGAGQPFEIVAQSPFTLQSFAHVDQTAVIWLYWHDLDNWPHFRREVLDAFRYQHQRKLLWLSTLGQRRTIDRLLGFLTLLIEEFGEPCDEGYGLPWSLTHAQIGSAIGSTRVTVTRLMGKLRQRGLIRTYGDNLLCLPAEAVSRQQ
- a CDS encoding NUDIX hydrolase yields the protein MSDPETSIDPRSFDPRPHVAVAILWEESSSQAETASPRFLMQLRDDKPQILYPGVWAFFGGHLEPGESPEEAMWRELQEEIAYQPPHIQHFHSYPDDPRVIRHIFSVPLTVPLINLELNEGIDLRLLTIEEIRRGDCYSDRIGQTRALAQPHRQILLDFLREGFPIADEPES
- a CDS encoding YceK/YidQ family lipoprotein, producing MKSSDRPASPAKLPLPHRRSIAAGITLALVLTGCSTVTTIQDVQNRPRRWFSTVQLQGTVGDRVPLIGAEVYELKDGTGSIWVLTDDRSLNTGQQVKIRGEIQIEDITIEGQTTQEVYIKQQQVLEKQTEPQNP
- a CDS encoding C40 family peptidase, which codes for MVVLTLALLKKAIEINPAQEYECLGNLNLYDSPELKALATQVLPGRQLKILALPFDEAGQVNGNAIRVCLCEDDYPGWIAVEDLDLLVTAEVAYEPLFLPEAEIRTRLPQVIAFAYAAMNEPNRYLWGGTVGPNYDCSGLMQTAFASVGIWIPRDAYQQEAFVCPLAIEELEPGDLVFFGTPDRATHVGLFIGDNCYLHSSGKDQGRNGIGIDVLAETDDPVSSAYYRQLRGAGRILSSYQPTLSSTGVF